A window from Kovacikia minuta CCNUW1 encodes these proteins:
- a CDS encoding serine/threonine-protein kinase — MNNFPDFSNSGYQVVRELGRNHLGGRVTYLATDVKTQKSVVIKEFQFARSGSTWTDYDAHDREIQTLRGLDHPGIPRYLDSFQTLDGFCMVQEYKDATSLAEMRSFSPDEIKQIAVAALKILAYLQNRVPPVIHRDVKPENILVDDQINVYLVDFGFARVGDGQVGISSVVKGTLGFMPPEQLFNRQLTEASDLYGLGVTLICLLTNTKSTNVGNLIDITYRVNFRSLVPKLSAGWVSWLEKMVEPRVEDRYPNAIEALASLPIYPLRSPEARLNQSSLDLIATRPGERLFHTIEISNSVPKTILEGTWEVAPHPSDPPHCPSSHSWISFHPLVFQGNQTECRITVDTTKLMRNKTFNRKILLHTNTLEQTYTLELRVKTAPLAMQTKSLPYGLLVLLFSFSFLASWVTAWFALFVGAVEGVVAVTWFGVAIGAAVGFEIAAWIMGTLASTAGATTGVIAGFAVGSMALLLPAIEALSVDSMTVLPGAIAGFMSGALTGLVAGFVVEKTTAKGISLGAGVTIALLTMASGFSLGLSFVLGLSKPLYISAVVGINVLMAAVIVQGLLQGIRLAAYSRRSEQRLIKP, encoded by the coding sequence ATGAACAACTTTCCAGATTTTTCTAACTCTGGCTATCAGGTAGTGAGGGAGTTAGGGCGTAACCATCTTGGAGGTCGAGTTACCTATCTTGCAACGGATGTAAAAACGCAAAAATCCGTGGTAATCAAGGAGTTTCAATTTGCCAGGTCTGGTTCGACCTGGACAGATTATGACGCCCACGATCGCGAGATTCAAACCCTACGCGGACTCGATCATCCTGGCATTCCTCGATACCTGGACTCCTTCCAGACGTTGGATGGATTTTGTATGGTTCAAGAGTATAAAGATGCTACTTCGCTTGCGGAGATGCGCAGCTTTAGTCCCGATGAAATTAAGCAGATTGCAGTTGCAGCACTGAAGATTTTAGCGTACTTGCAGAATCGGGTTCCGCCCGTCATCCACAGAGATGTGAAACCAGAAAACATTCTGGTTGACGACCAGATCAACGTTTACCTGGTCGATTTTGGGTTTGCGCGGGTTGGCGATGGGCAGGTTGGCATCAGCAGTGTGGTCAAGGGCACCCTGGGCTTTATGCCGCCTGAACAATTGTTTAATCGTCAACTTACAGAAGCTTCAGATTTGTATGGTTTGGGAGTGACGCTGATCTGCTTATTGACCAACACAAAATCAACCAATGTGGGGAACCTAATTGATATCACCTACCGGGTAAACTTTCGGTCTCTGGTTCCCAAACTGAGCGCAGGTTGGGTGAGTTGGTTAGAGAAAATGGTTGAGCCAAGGGTAGAGGATCGCTATCCCAATGCAATCGAGGCTTTAGCATCCTTACCCATTTATCCTCTGAGATCACCAGAAGCCAGACTCAATCAATCTAGCCTTGATTTGATTGCAACCAGACCCGGTGAGAGGCTATTTCATACCATTGAAATCAGTAATTCAGTCCCTAAAACAATTCTGGAAGGAACCTGGGAAGTTGCCCCCCACCCCAGTGATCCTCCCCATTGCCCCAGTTCCCATTCCTGGATTTCGTTTCACCCCCTTGTGTTCCAGGGCAATCAGACTGAGTGCCGGATTACGGTTGATACGACCAAGTTAATGCGTAACAAAACTTTTAACCGTAAGATTCTGCTACACACCAACACCCTGGAGCAAACCTACACTCTGGAACTGCGAGTGAAAACTGCTCCCCTAGCTATGCAAACAAAGAGTTTACCCTATGGGTTGTTAGTCCTGCTGTTTTCATTCTCATTTTTGGCCTCCTGGGTAACAGCCTGGTTCGCTTTGTTTGTGGGGGCGGTTGAGGGAGTAGTGGCAGTAACCTGGTTTGGTGTTGCGATCGGGGCAGCAGTTGGGTTTGAGATTGCCGCCTGGATTATGGGCACCCTGGCATCTACAGCGGGGGCAACCACAGGTGTGATTGCCGGATTTGCCGTAGGCAGTATGGCGTTATTACTCCCTGCGATCGAAGCTCTGTCGGTAGATAGTATGACCGTTTTGCCCGGAGCGATCGCCGGGTTTATGAGCGGCGCATTAACTGGATTGGTAGCCGGGTTTGTGGTTGAGAAAACAACCGCAAAGGGAATTTCCCTGGGAGCAGGTGTAACGATCGCACTCCTGACAATGGCATCCGGCTTTAGTTTGGGACTCAGTTTTGTCCTGGGCTTGTCGAAACCGCTATATATTTCAGCCGTAGTTGGCATCAATGTGTTGATGGCAGCAGTTATTGTTCAGGGACTTTTGCAGGGCATCCG
- a CDS encoding nucleoside deaminase produces the protein MHDTFIRTCIKLAQQAVEKGNQPFGACLVKNGEILLTAENTIHTNHDKTQHAEANLASHANRIFDLETLQDCTLYTSTEPCAMCSGAIYWAGIRRVVFGCSQEKFAEYAGKAIDIPCRVVFAYGHPPTEVVGPVLEEEAIVVHQGYWKTDRR, from the coding sequence ATGCACGACACTTTTATTCGCACCTGCATTAAACTTGCTCAACAAGCTGTAGAAAAAGGAAACCAACCCTTTGGAGCTTGTCTGGTTAAAAATGGTGAGATTTTGCTAACCGCAGAGAACACGATCCACACAAACCACGACAAAACTCAACATGCAGAGGCAAACCTCGCCAGCCATGCGAATCGAATTTTTGACCTAGAAACATTGCAAGACTGCACGCTTTACACCAGTACAGAACCCTGTGCGATGTGTTCAGGAGCAATTTATTGGGCGGGTATCCGGCGGGTCGTGTTTGGGTGTTCTCAGGAAAAGTTTGCTGAATATGCCGGAAAAGCGATCGATATTCCCTGTCGAGTGGTTTTTGCTTATGGGCACCCTCCAACTGAGGTGGTTGGACCGGTTCTAGAAGAAGAAGCGATCGTGGTGCATCAGGGTTATTGGAAAACGGACAGGCGGTGA
- the ribD gene encoding bifunctional diaminohydroxyphosphoribosylaminopyrimidine deaminase/5-amino-6-(5-phosphoribosylamino)uracil reductase RibD, translating into MIDSSQNSPSNLKSSPSQPQDATYMQRCLELARKALGRTAPNPLVGSVIVQNSEIIGEGFHPAAGQPHAEVFALRQAKERARGATLYVNLEPCNHYGRTPPCSEAILAAGIKRVVVGMVDPDPRVSGGGIARLQQAGIEVVVGVEEAACRTLNEAFIHRILYQRPFGILKYAMTLDGKIATTTGHSAWVTSPAARAEVHQLRLGCDAVVVGGNTVRRDNPLLTSRQESPTPLRVVMSRSLDLPDDANLWDTSLAPTLVVTEPKAQPKFQEMLKQRGIEVLELNPLIPSTLMTYLYDRGYLSVLWECGGTLAAQAIADGSIQKILAFIAPKIIGGSTAPSPIGDLGLPMMTDAILLEQVKWRSIGSDLLVEGYLGKR; encoded by the coding sequence GACGTACCGCGCCCAATCCGTTAGTCGGTTCAGTCATTGTGCAGAATAGTGAAATTATTGGGGAAGGCTTTCATCCCGCAGCGGGACAACCCCATGCCGAAGTTTTTGCCCTGCGGCAAGCAAAAGAGCGTGCCAGAGGTGCTACGTTGTACGTCAACCTGGAGCCTTGCAACCACTACGGACGAACGCCGCCCTGCTCAGAGGCGATCCTAGCAGCGGGGATAAAACGGGTTGTGGTGGGAATGGTAGACCCTGATCCCAGGGTTTCCGGGGGGGGAATTGCCCGCCTGCAACAGGCAGGGATTGAAGTGGTGGTTGGTGTGGAAGAAGCGGCCTGTCGGACGCTAAATGAAGCTTTTATCCATCGGATTTTATACCAGCGCCCGTTTGGCATTCTCAAGTATGCCATGACCCTGGATGGCAAAATTGCAACAACCACAGGTCATAGTGCCTGGGTTACCAGTCCTGCTGCCCGTGCTGAAGTGCATCAACTGCGGTTGGGGTGTGACGCAGTTGTTGTGGGTGGAAACACCGTCCGGCGTGACAATCCACTCCTGACCAGCCGCCAAGAAAGCCCTACGCCATTGCGCGTTGTCATGAGTCGATCGCTCGATCTTCCTGACGATGCCAATCTCTGGGATACCTCCCTGGCTCCCACATTGGTTGTAACGGAACCTAAGGCGCAACCAAAATTTCAGGAAATGCTAAAGCAACGTGGAATAGAAGTATTAGAATTAAACCCACTTATTCCTTCTACGTTGATGACCTATTTGTACGATCGCGGCTACCTCAGTGTTCTCTGGGAATGCGGCGGTACCCTGGCAGCCCAGGCGATCGCTGATGGTTCGATTCAAAAAATCCTCGCCTTCATCGCGCCCAAAATTATCGGTGGCAGCACCGCACCTTCTCCAATAGGCGATTTGGGATTGCCGATGATGACTGATGCAATTCTACTGGAGCAAGTAAAATGGCGATCGATCGGTTCAGATTTGCTGGTAGAAGGATATCTGGGAAAGCGGTGA
- a CDS encoding glycosyltransferase family 2 protein, with product MTVNSPRVSLGLAVYNGEEFVREAIDSVLAQTFQDFELIISDNASTDRTPEICLEYASREPRIRYIRNDRNMGAAWNLNRVFELSTGEYFKLVAHDDVIAPDYLAKCVEVLDQDPSILLCHSWMKTINEKGEILEDLDDGTVIPSTSGLKHFVKQALKPLLGDGRMHVDSPKPRERFRSQVCTYNSCHQIHGMMRVSAVKLPIWDNYGHSDGVFLAKLALSGPFHLIPEYLFFYRVHSEQSMLKHLRKDGQQDFARYSAWWDPNNQGRIMLPRWRILREYAKVVMVVPISWYDRLWCFFDLFRWARGSWRIMFEELLVALRQILVLALNPAKRKVATDDSM from the coding sequence ATGACTGTTAATTCACCCCGTGTCAGTTTAGGTCTCGCTGTATATAACGGCGAAGAGTTCGTCAGGGAAGCGATCGATTCGGTTCTGGCTCAAACCTTTCAAGATTTTGAACTAATTATTTCGGATAATGCTTCAACAGATAGAACCCCAGAGATTTGTTTGGAGTATGCTTCACGAGAACCGCGTATTCGCTACATACGCAACGATCGCAACATGGGAGCAGCCTGGAACTTAAACCGGGTGTTTGAACTATCCACGGGTGAGTATTTTAAGTTAGTAGCCCATGATGATGTCATCGCACCAGATTATTTAGCAAAATGTGTTGAAGTGCTTGATCAAGATCCTTCCATTCTCCTGTGTCATTCATGGATGAAAACCATTAACGAAAAAGGAGAAATCCTGGAAGATCTAGATGATGGGACGGTCATCCCTTCAACATCAGGGCTAAAGCATTTTGTTAAGCAAGCCCTCAAACCGCTATTAGGAGATGGCAGAATGCATGTCGATTCTCCTAAACCCAGAGAGCGCTTTCGTAGCCAGGTTTGCACTTACAACAGTTGTCACCAGATTCATGGCATGATGCGGGTCAGTGCCGTAAAGCTCCCAATTTGGGATAATTACGGTCATTCAGACGGCGTGTTTTTGGCAAAACTGGCGCTCTCCGGTCCATTCCATTTAATTCCTGAGTATCTATTTTTTTACCGGGTTCATTCGGAGCAGTCCATGCTGAAGCATCTCAGGAAAGATGGTCAGCAGGATTTTGCTCGCTATTCGGCCTGGTGGGACCCAAACAATCAGGGACGGATTATGTTACCGCGCTGGAGAATTTTGCGTGAATATGCCAAAGTCGTGATGGTAGTCCCAATCAGTTGGTACGATCGCCTCTGGTGTTTCTTCGATCTTTTCCGTTGGGCAAGGGGAAGCTGGCGGATTATGTTTGAAGAACTATTGGTTGCCTTGCGCCAAATACTGGTTCTGGCTCTAAACCCTGCCAAACGCAAAGTGGCAACAGATGATTCAATGTAG
- a CDS encoding glycosyltransferase family 2 protein, whose product MPKVSVIIPAYNSMKYLPQTLESVLQQDFTDFEVLIVNDGSSDQIEQWAAQLVDPRVRLISQENQGVSAARNAGIAQAKGEYVAFLDADDLWEPTKLAKQVQCLDSNPEVGLVHTWMFFADEQGKSTGRVLPSDAEGWVWERLAEKNLVACSSVMVRQACFESVGVFDSTLIPIEDWDLWIRIASRYPFAVIREPLMYYRKLPTSISTNCKLMEKSFCLLIEKVFQSAPPDLQLLKPRSYGHAYLCLAWKALQSADRDYNLAISFQKKALTSYPKARFSKENLRLSLAISLMRLFGSDRYTQTLSLLYKLRQSALQGNRSSSLSSPTGYQSETFKVVETRANVSKY is encoded by the coding sequence ATGCCAAAGGTATCTGTAATTATTCCAGCCTACAATTCGATGAAGTATCTTCCTCAAACGCTGGAAAGTGTTTTGCAGCAGGATTTTACTGATTTTGAAGTGCTAATTGTCAACGACGGTAGTTCAGACCAGATTGAGCAATGGGCAGCGCAGTTGGTTGACCCCCGTGTAAGGCTAATCTCCCAGGAGAATCAGGGCGTTTCCGCTGCTCGTAATGCAGGGATTGCCCAAGCGAAGGGGGAGTACGTTGCTTTTTTAGATGCGGATGATCTGTGGGAACCCACGAAGCTTGCCAAGCAGGTGCAGTGTCTGGATAGCAATCCTGAAGTGGGTTTGGTACATACCTGGATGTTTTTTGCGGATGAGCAGGGTAAATCAACAGGTAGGGTACTGCCTTCGGATGCGGAGGGTTGGGTTTGGGAACGGCTTGCCGAGAAGAATCTGGTGGCGTGTTCTTCGGTGATGGTTCGTCAGGCTTGCTTTGAATCAGTTGGCGTGTTTGATTCTACGCTGATTCCGATCGAAGACTGGGATCTGTGGATTCGGATTGCATCGCGCTACCCCTTTGCGGTGATTCGGGAACCGTTGATGTACTATCGAAAATTGCCAACCAGCATTTCCACAAACTGCAAATTAATGGAAAAATCTTTTTGTTTGCTAATCGAAAAGGTCTTTCAATCCGCACCTCCAGATTTGCAACTCCTTAAGCCCCGCAGCTATGGTCACGCCTATCTCTGTCTTGCCTGGAAGGCGTTGCAAAGTGCCGATCGAGACTATAACCTGGCGATTTCATTTCAGAAGAAAGCTCTTACTTCCTATCCGAAAGCGCGGTTTTCCAAGGAGAATCTTCGCCTCAGTCTGGCGATCTCTTTGATGCGTCTATTTGGCAGTGATCGGTACACCCAGACCCTATCCCTGTTGTACAAATTACGCCAATCTGCGCTTCAAGGAAATCGATCTTCATCGCTATCAAGCCCCACAGGTTATCAATCGGAAACTTTCAAAGTTGTAGAAACCAGAGCAAATGTTTCTAAATATTGA